In one window of Clavelina lepadiformis chromosome 4, kaClaLepa1.1, whole genome shotgun sequence DNA:
- the LOC143451993 gene encoding uncharacterized protein LOC143451993 yields the protein MQQWRILSTYLLSIALLIVGSNARYVNQLSSDHQFAADTQDLTTDGEKFPKLHKALKAWNITEPYDIPETYKELWLEALDSVISYLIRHVEANSDYDNDSNALFNDDLTNAGEDDVFTLLSPSDEGKLPNHEEGQENLLMESRSIMKRNPEGELLKILRNLRRRNRAKSLSMEILHTLNQQLLRF from the exons ATGCAACAGTGGAGGATTCTTTCTACTTATCTCTTGTCCATAGCTTTACTCATTGTCGGATCAAACGCAAGATATGTAAATCAGTTATCGAGTGACCATCAATTTGCGGCTGACACACAAGACTTAACAACGGATGGAGAAAAGTTCCCGAAACTTCATAAAGCG CTAAAAGCGTGGAATATCACTGAACCATATGACATACCAGAAACTTATAAGGAACTTTGGCTCGAAGCGCTTGACTCTGTAATCAG TTATTTGATTCGACACGTCGAGGCAAATTCCGATTACGACAACGACTCGAATGCTCTCTTTAACGACGACTTGACAAATGCAGGAGAGGATGACGTTTTCACACTGTTGTCACCGAGCGACGAAGGAAAGCTCCCCAACCATGAAGAAGGTCAAGAAAACCTGTTAATGGAAAGCCGATCCATAATGAAAAGAAATCCTGAAGGCGAATTGTTAAAGATTCTTCGTAATCTTCGAAGAAGAAATAgagcaaaaagtttgagcatGGAGATTCTTCACACCCTGAACCAGCAACTTCTACGATTTTAA
- the LOC143453349 gene encoding uncharacterized protein LOC143453349 yields MFVLSVSPALILLYTAVVINAKKMTCNEFQRKIQPLLVSAKLAEKKILENDYESSHDTRKSQNMALRQWLNLFERQCKSIKQLRSCENTQRTRQLQGIQTTVPANIANGKDRSKLEDICNLYIQDIVIKIKHMLKMYDPNTHYISWNTSNGNRNGCTENPATIDRYIEKRVGKIKKGLHQLLKSCLAKQRTICSSSDMTTTSRRRLY; encoded by the exons ATGTTTGTCTTGTCGG TTTCCCCCGCGCTCATCCTTCTATACACAGCAGTGGTTATTAACGCcaaaaaaatgacttgtaaTGAATTTCAACGTAAAATTCAGCCTTTGCTGGTGTCTGCCAAACTTGCTGAGAAAAAAATACTGGAAAACGACTACGAGAGTTCG CATGACAcaagaaaatcacaaaacatgGCTTTACGTCAGTGGCTAAACCTTTTTGAAAGGCAATGTAAAAGTATAAAGCAATTGCGTTCATGTGAAAACACACAGCGCACGAG ACAATTACAAGGAATACAGACAACAGTTCCTGCTAATATAGCAAATGGAAAGGATAGATCAAAGCTGGAAGATATTTGCAACCTGTACATTCAAGATATAgtcatcaaaataaaacatatgctAAAA ATGTATGACCCTAATACGCACTATATCAGCTGGAATACATCGAACGGCAATCGGAATGGGTGTACAGAAAATCCCGCTACCATCGAC aGATACATTGAAAAACGTGTTGGCAAAATCAAAAAGGGATTACATcaattgttaaaaagttgtttgGCTAAGCAAAGGACAATTTGTTCCTCATCTGACATGACAACGACATCGCGCAGACGTTTGTATTAG
- the LOC143451761 gene encoding uncharacterized protein LOC143451761 yields the protein MPQPASNLDKRTSRPSGIYTSGLDLSNLGQITNLRHRILPPSPPSLPAFYQSSLEEGFVVPYRHEFGIAADASASFLLAFFTLTSSFMKDAKEKVASKKPNVAQTNNAEETSSVLFSCDFENGWCSGWNQSTSDQVDWKINQGPTRTKRTGPSADHTRLSQDGHYAYLEASGLSFGNKAIFRTPYVLMSDQPHYCLRFWYHMLGSGMGSLKVYWSPSKKAANLPGMVFLVLSLTGPQSINGLDWKEKAVTLQSPTSFNYREAVYFEFHATRGFLSQSDVAIDDISLSQGNCERTSLPAAATTVAPKAVSSLTTSLQSTTTTNQHKTNITDGKYNCEGIPYDPQSHKCCKGKLRRGNKNLECCGTILLKPGKQLCCGETPIWARVQGCCGGEKAYISLFNGCCGGEIYSSRLYSCTEGTLILKE from the exons ATGCCTCAACCTGCTAGTAACTTGGATAAGCGCACTTCAAGACCTTCCGGGATATATACAAGTGGCTTGGATCTCAGCAATTTGGGACAAATTACTAACTTACGCCATCGGATATTGCCACCATCCCCACCTAGCTTG CCGGCATTTTATCAGTCCTCTTTGGAAGAAGGTTTTGTTGTGCCTTATCGCCACGAATTTGGAATTGCAGCCGACGCTTCTGCAAGCTTCCTCCTAGCATTTTTTACTCTAACAAGCTCCTTCATGAAAGATGCAAAGGAAAAGGTCGCTAGTAAAAAGCCAAATGTTGCACAAACTAACAATGCTGAAGAAACTTCGTCCGTTTTATTTTCCTGTGATTTCGAAAACGGATG GTGTTCTGGTTGGAATCAAAGTACAAGCGACCAAGTAGATTGGAAGATAAACCAGGGTCCCACAAGAACTAAACGTACCGGGCCGTCAGCAGACCATACACGTTTGAGCCAAG ATGGACATTATGCATATTTAGAGGCATCAGGACTATCTTTTGGAAACAAAGCTATTTTTAGAACTCCTTACGTGCTAATGAGCGATCAGCCACATTATTGTCTAAGATTTTG GTATCACATGTTGGGTAGCGGAATGGGTTCTCTCAAGGTTTATTGGAGTCCCTCAAAGAAAGCTGCTAATTTACCGGGAATGGTCTTTTTGGTATTGTCTTTAACCG GGCCTCAGAGTATAAACGGTCTAGACTGGAAAGAAAAAGCCGTGACATTGCAATCTCCTACAAGCTTCAATTACAGAGAAGCTGTTTAC TTTGAATTTCACGCTACCCGAGGATTTCTATCACAAAGCGATGTTGCGATTGACGACATCTCGTTGTCCCAGGGAAATTGCGAAAGAACTTCATTGCCCGCTGcag CAACAACCGTGGCACCGAAAGCTGTATCCTCTTTAACAACCTCACTTCAATCAACGACGACAACAAATCAGCACAAGACAAACATCACTGATGGGAAATATAACTGTGAAGGAATACCTTATGATCCACAAAGCCACAAGTGCTGCAAGGGAAAATTACG ACGCGGCAACAAAAACTTAGAATGCTGTGGAACAATTTTGCTGAAACCAGGAAAGCAGCTTTGCTGTGGGGAAACCCCAATCTg GGCACGTGTTCAAGGCTGTTGCGGAGGCGAAAAAGCTTACATCTCTCTCTTCAATGGATGTTGCGGCGGAGAAATATACAGTTCCCGTTTATATTCGTGTACTGAGGGTACTTTGATATTGAAGGAGtga